The Clostridia bacterium DNA window ATAGACGCTTTTGTGCATTTCTATATAAATCAAGTATTGCTGTAAAGTCTGCATTATACGATCGCCATGACTTTGACCGTATGACGGATTTTTTTCATAAAAAACTGTGGTAGTATATTCTGTAAGTCCTTCATCCAGCCAGCCGTATCTGACTTGGTCGTTTCCCACCAAAGAATACCACCATTGATGAGCAGTTTCATGAATAATGGTTTCTAGATAAGCTTCTTTGTCAACAACACTGTCAGAAATATATATTAGACTAGGATATTCCATTCCTCCATGAATAAATGGCGTTTTAACTATATTAAGATGAGTATAAGGAAAGCTGCCAAACATCGCCGAAAAAGTATTGATAGCGTCAATTGCAGCTTTTAGCGATGTTTGGGCTTGCGGATCGTCATAATAAAAATATGTTACGGTTACATTGCCTGCAGTCGCGCTTATGGTCGAAAACTCTTTATTCAAGACAAAAGCAAAATCGCGCACAGCAAAAGCTTGAAACTTCAAAGTTTTGGTATTGCCTTTTAAAAGAGTTCCTACATTTCTGCCAGTAGATGCAACAAAAAAATCACTGTTAAGCGTAAGCTCTACATTAAAATTGGCAACTTCAGAATAAAATGGATCTCCATTAGAGTAATATGCATAAGTTACAAAATCCCCGTCTTCATAAACGCATGCAATTGGAAACCAGTTGCCAAGGTTTACGCATTTGTCCGTATAACCCAGGCGGTGTGGAGTATTGGCAAGTCTTAGCAAAAATTCAAACTCTATTGTAAAGCTCGCATTGGGATATAATTCCATAGGAAACTTTACGGTCATAACATTTCTGTCTTCACCGCCTATAAAAAAGTCCGCTTGCTTTCCTGAAACATAGACTTTATTAATAATAATATCTCCATAGCTTTCTCCGTTTGGATATGCTTTTTGTAACGAAAGCTCATCTTGGCTTACAGGTTTAATCTTGGCGCCTTTTCTAAAAGCATTGGGATATAGATGAAATTTTAATTCTTTTAATGGAACTTCATAATTATTGACATAATTGACTTTTTGAAATGCACTTATTGTATGGCTGTATTCATCATAGCTTGCGGTAATCGTATAAGTGCTTAGATTTTTAGAAACTTTTTGAAGTTCAGATTTACATCCCCAACTCAAAAAGACTAAAATTAATATCAATAAGATAGCAGATAATTTTTTAAATCTTATTTTTTTCATCCATTAATCCCCTTGAGAACATAATAAAACCCTAAAAAAGAGTTGTTTATATTTTATGAATACTCTCTTTAAAATTAGTACCTATAAAAAATCAAAAAAAGACAAAAAACCGCTTTAGTTTTTACTAATAGCGGTTTTTTGTCAGGTGATTGATATGCTCCTAAAAGCAATTAGATATAGCTCTTATAAAAATAACGCCACTAAAGAATTAATATGATTTTGATAAGAAGTTAAATTCGTAGTTGCAGGATCATTTTGATAAGCAGCAACAAAACTATTATGTTCTTGTGTGATGCTGTCAATAATATCCTGGACTTGAATCAAAGTTGGAGTAGTAGTCTCGCTCAATTGCGTGGTAGCTAAAGTTGTAAGCATATTATTGGCTTGAGATTTTATATTAGAAAGGATATTTTTGTTTGATTCGTCCAAATCTTTATAATCGTCTAAGTTAATTTCAGCTGTTATTGCAAGCTTTTGAATAAGCGCGCTGTTATTGTGATTGTCAAAAACTATATAGCTAATTTCTTTGTCAACAGCACTTTCATTGGCAACAAGTGCAAATGATACATTTCCTACATTGTTAACAGCTTCAATTATTATATTACCAAATTTTGCATTAAGGTCGTCTTCGTTTTCTGCACCAAATAGCGTAACAAGCAAATCAACAATTTTTTGATTTACTGCATTTTTGCTACTATTACCTACAAATAAATTGCTTTGGTTATAAGTCGTATCGACTTCCATTTTTCCTTCTATTGCAACATATCTATTCACACTTGTTATATAGACATAATCACCCAAACTGCTGGTAATCAAACTTGCAAAATTTCCAAGCTGTTTTTCTATCGGGCTAATCAAATTATCTTTGCTTATAGCAAAAGTCATTGTTATAGTGCAATAGTCGTTGTTTTCTGGATCCACTTCTAACTTTATTTGAGTAATGTTAAATTCAATTTGAACTTCATCTTTTAAAGAATCAAGCTCTTTATCAATTAATGCTGCAAGCTGTCCGCCTGTGAGCATAAGTGGTGTTTTAAAAACCAATGTTTGTTTGTCAAAAAATGATGTTTGCGGATTATAACCTACTATGCTATTTTCAAGCTGGTTTTGCGCTGAATTAAGATTATCTTGATTAGGCTTGTTTTCGTCTTCTATCTCGGGTTTTCCTTTTAATAGTTCATTAGCACCTAAAAGAAAATTAAATAAATCGCCCCAATTGTTAATTCCAAGTTGTAATATTTCGCCCTCATCGCCCAGATATTTTTTTAAAGCATAATTGCCGCCAAAATATCCAGCTGCAACAGTACCTATTAATAAAACAATAGCGACTAAAAACGCTATTAGACAACAGCTAGATGATTTTTTTGCCATAGGAAAACCTCCAAACTCTTTTAGTTATTTTTCATTATATCATAAGATTATTAGAGTATAATATAAATTGTATTAAAAACAAATTAAAAGTTTTTTAACTTGGTTAATATTACTAGGTTTATATTTTTCCTTTGATGTAAATACTAGCATTGCTAGGACAAATGTTCTAGCAAAAAACAAAAAGGAGATGAAAAACAATGCCTGACAGACAAAAGAACTGTGCTAGAAACGAAAACAAAAACGAACAGAACAAAAACCAGAACAAGAATCAAAACAAAAACGAACAGAACAAAAAAAAACAAAACTGATATGGAAGACAACTAACCAATAATCATTTAAACTTAAAAAACAAAAGCACGCTTTTAGTTTAAAAGCGTGCTTTTGTTTTGGTGCACCCAAAGGGACTCGAACCCCTAGCCTTTTGGTCCGTAGCCAAACGCTCTATCCAATTGCGCTATGGGTGCTCAAACAGCGTTATTATAGTATAGTAAAACATGCTGTTTTTGTCAAGAATTTTGAATAATCATAGGCTTCCATTTAGCCCCATTTTAAAATTTTTTATATATAAATTAAGATAAATAAAAAAATGTACTTTTAAAAAATAATGCCTCAATATTGAGGCATTATTTTTTATACATTTTCAAGTCGTTTTAATGTTGTTTTTAACCTTTCTATTGATTCATCTTTTCCCATCAGATCAGCCATTTCGGTTGCGCCGCCAGGTGTAATTTCTGCGCCTGTAAGCGCAATACGCATTATCCAAAATAATGCACCGTTCTTAATATTCAGTTCATTAGCAAATTCTTTCAAGTTTTCAAACAGCGTAGCATTGTCAAAAGATTGAATGCTTTCGAGTCTAGTCAATAGTTTAGGCAAAATGTCTTTTGCAGCATTTACATCTGTTTTTAGTTTTTTGTTTTCAAATAATGCAAAATCAAAATTGCCAAATTCATTTAAAAACTTAGCTTTTTCTGTTATATCAGATAAAATCTCAACACGGGATTGCAAAAGTGAAGTAAGCTTATTGTAATCATATTTACCCTTAAAGCCTAGGCTGTCATAATATGGCTTGGCTTTTTGGGTAAATGCATCGGTAGACAGTTCTTTTATATAAAGCGAATTAAGCCAACGCATTTTTTGCTCATCAAATATAGAAGGCGACTTGGATAAGCCATCCAAAGAAAATAATTGCTTAAGTTCATCTAACGATAACTTTTCTCTATTATCCTTAGGGCTCCAGCCCAAAAGTGCGATGTAGTTGATAATCGCTTCACTCAAATACCCCTTAGCCAAAAAGTCCTCAAAGCTTGCATCTCCTGTACGCTTGGACAATTTGTGAGATGCGTCTTTCATAATAGGTTGAAGATGAATATATTGAGGGCGCTCCCAGCCAAAAGCATCATATATTAGATTATATTTATTGGTTGAAGTAAGGTATTCGGCACCTCTTATAACATAATTGATTTTCATCAAGTGGTCGTCAATAACATTGGCAAAATTATATGTGGGCATACCATCGGATTTTAACAGAATATTGTCTTCTAGATCCTTGTAGTCAACGCTGATTTCTCCAAAGACCAAATCCTTATATGAAGAAACTCCGTGTTCAGGAATGTTTTGTCTTATGACGTAAGGCTCGCCGTTTTTGATACGGGCTTTTGCTTCATCTAGGCTCACATGGTGCAAACAGTATTTGTCATATTTGGTTGCACCGCTTGCTCTTAATTGCTCCAATCTTTCTTTTGTGCAAAAGCAATAATAAGCAGCACCTGTTTCTACAAGCTTGTGTCCATATTCATTATATATATCTTTTCTTTGAGTCTGAATATACGGGCCATAATCTCCGCCAATATCCGGACCTTCATCATAATCTAATCCTGCTTCATGCAAGGTGTTATAAATAACGTCTATTGCGCCCTTGACTGTACGTTCAATATCTGTATCCTCAATGCGCAAAATAAACTCGCCGTTATTGGCTCTTGCAAACAAATATGCATATAATGCAGTTCTAAGATTTCCTATATGCATATAGCCTGTGGGGCTAGGTGCAAATCTAGTTCTTACCATAAATTAGTCTCCTTCTTTATATCTGCTACAACCTTTTGAGGTAATTTGTCTATATGTTCATTTAACGCTTTTGAGATAAGCCCTTCTTTTTTAAAGCTGTAAGCGTTGTTTCCAGCTACAATGATATGGTCTATCAATATTATATCCAAATATGCCAGCGCAAGCGTCAAATTAACAGTAAATTCCAAATCATTTTTTGAAGGCTCTGCAATTCCTGACGGATGATTATGAGCAATCAAAACTTTGTCAGCCGAAAATCTGAATGCTTCTTCGGATACTGTTCTAGGATTGACGTATGCTTCGTTTAGTCCGCCTTGCGAAATAATGCGTTTTCGCACTATTTTCCCCGAAGTGTCTAGGCAAATTAGCAGCACTTCTTCTTTTTGTTTATTGCTAAGGTTAGCAATCGCTATATTCTTGGCCTGAGAAAAATTATCAATTCTATCCGCTGCAAGTTCATATTGATAATTTACTCTCTTAATAATTTCAGGCAGCAATGAGATATTAAGTGCTGCGTTTTCAGTCATGCCTTTTACGCTTGCTAGTTCTTTCCAATCAGCATATATAATGTTTTTCAAAGAACCAAAAGTTTGCAGCAATGTATGCGCAATTTCGTTGGTATCTTTCCAAGGCACAAATGGGAACAAATAGATTTCCAACAACTTATGATCATAAAAGCTGTCGGCTCCATGATTCTTTAGTTCCTCTCTCAATCTTTGGCGGTGTCCATAGTGAGGATGATCTCTATCCTTTTTCAAAAATCCTTGCTCCTCGTTGACATCGTGTAGTATAATGCTTTTAACAGTTAATGTAAAATTGGATATAAAATTAATTAAAAGCATTAATTTAATTAATATTAATATTATTAGATTATATTGTCAAGATAACAGCAAAATTTTATAAAGGAAAGAACATGGAAGACATCGTAAAAAGTTTAGTTGATTTTGTAAAGATTCAAAGTGTAGAAGGCACACCCGAACCCAATGCGCCTTTTGGTCAAAAGGTAAGAGAAGGACTTGATTATATCCTCAACTTGGCAAAATCTTTTGGCTTAACCGTAAGAGATATTGACGGTTATGCAGGAGAAATCGAGTATGGAGACGCAAAAGATGTTGTAGGCGTATTGACTCATGCCGATGTTGTTCCTCTTGGCGATGGTTGGACATACGAACAAGGCGAAATCGTCAACGGAAGAATATATGGCAGAGGAACTGTTGATGACAAAGGTCCTACAATCGCCATTTTGTATGCGCTAAAGCAAATAAAAGAAGAAGGAATTAAACTCAACAAGACATTAAGACTTATTGTCGGCTGCAATGAAGAAAGCGGCTGTAAATGCATGGAACATTATATCGAGTTAGGCAGAATGCCTGAAATCGGTTTTTCTCCCGATTCTGATTTCCCTCTTATTTCGTGTGAAAAGACAATTTTGCAGCTAAAAGCTTTTATTCCTCTAGATGAATTTTGGGAGCAAAACGTGCTAGAATTAAAAGCTGGATTAAGACCTAATATGGTGCCTGCAAAAGCCCAAATCAAGCTAAAAAAATCGGCACTGCCTAAATATTATTCTGAGCTTATCCAAAAACATCAAGCTGATGCAACTGAAGATAAAGATATTATTACTCTTAACTTCTCTGGAGTTTCTGCACATGGCAGCACGCCAGAAGCAGGCGATAGCGCATTGTGGAAAGTGTTTGAATTCTTGTCAGATATAGACGCTTGGGGAGTTACAAGGTCTATCAAGCATTATCTTCTAAATGCAGAAGCCTGCAAAAATATGGGTGTATACATTGATGACGGCGACAGAAGCGGTAAGCAAACTCTAAATGTAGGCACAGCTAATTACAACAAAGACTACAACACATTAGAGCTTACTTTGGACTTTAGATGCCCTATCCCTCAAGATATTAACACGATAATTAATCGTCTTAAAGATCTGTTTAGTGGCGCAAAAGTTGAAATATATCATCACATGCCCTATCTTTATGCAGATTCGGAAGGCAATCTTGTAAAGACTTTGTTAGCTTCTTATGAAAAATTCACAGGAGTTACTAATGCAAAAGGCATTATAACAGGCGGCGGAACTTATGCAAGATATCTAAAAAACGGCGTTGCTTTTGGTCCCACATTCCCTGGCGAAGATCCTAGAATTCATAATGCTGACGAAAATATATCCATAGAAAGTCTAAAAAAACTGGTGGATATATATAAAGATGCAATGATTAATTTAGCAAAATAAATTTAAGGCGGTTTTTTAAAAAAACCGCCTTTTCTTTAGCATATCAGCTGAAAATCCTTATAGCCACATTGGCACAGTTGCAAAAATCCACTTCACCTTTTTTGTCTTTGCATCCATTGGGCACACCTGGCGACACATCCAAAATTCTAGTGCATCCAAGACGATCAAGTTCAAAATAAATAGGATCTCCGCATTTAAAACCGCAAGGTGCGGAATATTGAATCAATTTGTACTTGCCTAGGCTTAAACCGTTGATAACACATACTCCGCCACATTCAGCTTCAGCTTTTGCAACCAGTTGATCTTTATCGTTCAAAATCAAGAATTTCGCTTTTGTGTTCATATTACATATTATTATGAACAGCAATAATAAGTTACGAAAAAGACAAATAAAAAAACGAGCCTTTTTTACTAAGGCTCGTTTGTATTTTTAACCTTGAATATCGGTTTTGGGAGTGCTTTCTTCGGGAATAATGTTTCGGTACATCTTCATACCAGTTCCCGCAGGAATTAGCTTTCCTATAATTACGTTTTCTTTCAAGCCAATAAGCGGATCGATCTTTCTCTTAATTGCGGCATCTGTAAGCACTCTTGCAGTTTCCTGGAAGGAAGCGGCTGACAAGAAGGATTCGGTAGCCAATGCGGCTTTGGTTACGCCCAACAATACACGTTTTGCGCTTGCGGGTTCGCCGCCTTCTGCCAATGCCTTTTTGTTGGCTTCTTCAAATGTGAACATATCTACTAATTCGCCAGGCATTAGATCGGTGCTTCCAGCAGTTTCTACTCTTACTCTTCTTAACATCTGTCTAATGATTATTTCTACGTGTTTATCGTTAATTTCAACGCCTTGTAGTCTATAAACAGATTGTACTTCATTTAAGAGATATTCCTGAACACCCTTTAGACCTTTTGTTCGCAACAAATCATGAGGGTTAATAGAACCTTCAGTCAACACATCACCAGGCAAAATAGATTCGCCTTTTTCAGCATGTTCTATCAAAGACTGCTTAATCTTAGCGTCATAAGGTATTGTATATATCTTTTCTTCGCCTTCAGGTGATTTTACTAATACTTCGGTCTTGTTTTCTTTCTTAATAATCTTTACCTTACCGCCGAGTTCGGATACGATAGCCATACCTTTGGGCTTACGTGCTTCAAACAACTCTTCTACACGAGGCAAACCTTGTGTAATATCGTCTGCACTTGCGACACCACCGGTGTGGAATGTTCTCATGGTAAGCTGTGTACCAGGTTCACCTATACTTTGTGCAGCTATGATACCAACTGCTTCACCGATTTTAACTTTTTCGCTGCCTGCCATATCTTTGCCGTAGCATTTTGCGCAAACACCATGTTTTGAACGGCAAGTCAGTACTGTTCTTACATTGACTTCTTTTATACCAGCAGCAACGATTTTATCAGCTGCATCTTCGCTTATAATTTCGTCAGCGCCCACAATGACTTCTTTGGTATTGGGATCAAGAATAGGCTCAACCGTAAATCTACCCATTATTCTGTCTTTTAGTGTTTCAATGCCAGGGATTTCTCTTAGTACCATTCCCTTAGGCTTTTCACCCAAAGTAGCAAAGCAGTCATCTTCACGCACGATTACGTCTTGTGAAACATCGACAAGCCTACGAGTCAGATAACCTGAGTCCGCCGTCTTAAGCGCTGTATCTGCCAAACCTTTACGTCCACCGTGTGAGGAAATAAAGTATTCCAAAACGCTAAGTCCTTCACGGAAGCTGCTTCTAACAGGCGTTTCAATAATCTTACCGTTAGGGTTGGTCATTAGTCCACGCATACCGCAAAGCTGTCTTATCTGGTTTTTGTTACCACGGGCACCGGAGTTAGCCATCATAAATATAGGGTTAAATTCGCTTAAGCCCTTCATAAGCTCTTCGGTTACTTTGTTAGTGGTATCGTTCCAAATATCTATAACCTGTTTGGATTTTTCCTCTGAGGTTATCATACCACGATCATATTCTTTTTCTTTCTTAATAACTGCGGCTTCAGCTTGGGCAATATACTCTTGTTTTTTGGGAGGAATGTGCATATCAAATACACTCGCAGTTATAGCGCCTATTGTGGAGTACTTAAATCCAAGATCCTTTATCCTATCCAAAACCTTGGCAGTCTCTGTTGCGCCTTTACGCTTGAATGTACGATAAACGATATCCTGTAGATTTTTCTTAGTTACAAGGAAGTCAATTTCGTACTTGAACAAATTATCTATGCTGTCTCTCTTAACAAATCCCAAATCCTGAGGAATAGCATTGTTAAATATAATGCGTCCTACGGTTGTAGGGATTATTCTAGAAACCTTTTTACCGTCTATTTCCTTGGTTATTCTTACATGTATTTTTGCCTGAAGATCTATTTGTTTGGTTTCATAAGCCATTATAGCTTCTTCAGTATCCATAAAATAGCGGCCTTCGCCCTTTGCACCAGGCTTTTCTATGGTTAGATAATAGCAGCCTATAACCATATCCTGAGTAGGAGCAACTACAGGCTTACCGTCTGACAGCTTCAATATGTTGTTGGTTGAAAGCATTAAGAATCTTGCTTCAGCCTGAGCTTCTAATGACAAGGGAACGTGAACAGCCATCTGGTCGCCGTCAAAGTCCGCGTTAAACGCTGAACATACCAGCGGATGTAGTTTAATAGCACGACCTTCTACAAGTACAGGTTCAAAAGCCTGAATACCTAATCTATGCAAAGTAGGCGCACGGTTCAGCAATACAGGATGGTCTTTTATAACCTCTTCCAATACGTCCCAAACCTCGCTTCTTGCGCGCTCTACCATACGCTTAGCTGTTTTTATGTTATAGTTGGCGTGTTTGTCAACCAGTCTTTTCATTACAAACGGCTTGAACAATTCTAGCGCCATTTCTTTAGGCAAACCGCATTGATAAAGCTTAAGTTCAGGTCCTACCACGATAACCGAACGACCGCTGTAGTCAACACGCTTACCAAGCAAATTCTGTCTAAAACGACCTTGTTTGCCTCGCAACATATTGCTCAAAGACTTC harbors:
- a CDS encoding M1 family metallopeptidase codes for the protein MKKIRFKKLSAILLILILVFLSWGCKSELQKVSKNLSTYTITASYDEYSHTISAFQKVNYVNNYEVPLKELKFHLYPNAFRKGAKIKPVSQDELSLQKAYPNGESYGDIIINKVYVSGKQADFFIGGEDRNVMTVKFPMELYPNASFTIEFEFLLRLANTPHRLGYTDKCVNLGNWFPIACVYEDGDFVTYAYYSNGDPFYSEVANFNVELTLNSDFFVASTGRNVGTLLKGNTKTLKFQAFAVRDFAFVLNKEFSTISATAGNVTVTYFYYDDPQAQTSLKAAIDAINTFSAMFGSFPYTHLNIVKTPFIHGGMEYPSLIYISDSVVDKEAYLETIIHETAHQWWYSLVGNDQVRYGWLDEGLTEYTTTVFYEKNPSYGQSHGDRIMQTLQQYLIYIEMHKSVY
- the gltX gene encoding glutamate--tRNA ligase; protein product: MVRTRFAPSPTGYMHIGNLRTALYAYLFARANNGEFILRIEDTDIERTVKGAIDVIYNTLHEAGLDYDEGPDIGGDYGPYIQTQRKDIYNEYGHKLVETGAAYYCFCTKERLEQLRASGATKYDKYCLHHVSLDEAKARIKNGEPYVIRQNIPEHGVSSYKDLVFGEISVDYKDLEDNILLKSDGMPTYNFANVIDDHLMKINYVIRGAEYLTSTNKYNLIYDAFGWERPQYIHLQPIMKDASHKLSKRTGDASFEDFLAKGYLSEAIINYIALLGWSPKDNREKLSLDELKQLFSLDGLSKSPSIFDEQKMRWLNSLYIKELSTDAFTQKAKPYYDSLGFKGKYDYNKLTSLLQSRVEILSDITEKAKFLNEFGNFDFALFENKKLKTDVNAAKDILPKLLTRLESIQSFDNATLFENLKEFANELNIKNGALFWIMRIALTGAEITPGGATEMADLMGKDESIERLKTTLKRLENV
- the radC gene encoding DNA repair protein RadC produces the protein MKKDRDHPHYGHRQRLREELKNHGADSFYDHKLLEIYLFPFVPWKDTNEIAHTLLQTFGSLKNIIYADWKELASVKGMTENAALNISLLPEIIKRVNYQYELAADRIDNFSQAKNIAIANLSNKQKEEVLLICLDTSGKIVRKRIISQGGLNEAYVNPRTVSEEAFRFSADKVLIAHNHPSGIAEPSKNDLEFTVNLTLALAYLDIILIDHIIVAGNNAYSFKKEGLISKALNEHIDKLPQKVVADIKKETNLW
- a CDS encoding Sapep family Mn(2+)-dependent dipeptidase; this translates as MEDIVKSLVDFVKIQSVEGTPEPNAPFGQKVREGLDYILNLAKSFGLTVRDIDGYAGEIEYGDAKDVVGVLTHADVVPLGDGWTYEQGEIVNGRIYGRGTVDDKGPTIAILYALKQIKEEGIKLNKTLRLIVGCNEESGCKCMEHYIELGRMPEIGFSPDSDFPLISCEKTILQLKAFIPLDEFWEQNVLELKAGLRPNMVPAKAQIKLKKSALPKYYSELIQKHQADATEDKDIITLNFSGVSAHGSTPEAGDSALWKVFEFLSDIDAWGVTRSIKHYLLNAEACKNMGVYIDDGDRSGKQTLNVGTANYNKDYNTLELTLDFRCPIPQDINTIINRLKDLFSGAKVEIYHHMPYLYADSEGNLVKTLLASYEKFTGVTNAKGIITGGGTYARYLKNGVAFGPTFPGEDPRIHNADENISIESLKKLVDIYKDAMINLAK
- the rpoC gene encoding DNA-directed RNA polymerase subunit beta'; the protein is MFELNNFDSMEISIASPEKIRSWSYGEVTKPETINYRTQKPERDGLFCEKIFGPTKDWECHCGKYKRIKYKGVICDKCGVEVTRSKVRRERMGHIELAAPVSHIWYFRGVPSRMGLLLDMSPKALEQVLYFVSYVVIDPGDTNLVYKQILSEKEKNDAYELFGPKSFRVGMGAEAIKELLAKVDLQKELAEVKDIIQNSPGQKKIRAIRRLEIINAFIKSGSNPTWMILDVLPVIPPEIRPMVQLDGGRFATSDLNDLYRRVINRNNRLKKLKELGAPEIIIRNEKRMLQEAVDALIDNGRRGKAVSGPGNRDLKSLSNMLRGKQGRFRQNLLGKRVDYSGRSVIVVGPELKLYQCGLPKEMALELFKPFVMKRLVDKHANYNIKTAKRMVERARSEVWDVLEEVIKDHPVLLNRAPTLHRLGIQAFEPVLVEGRAIKLHPLVCSAFNADFDGDQMAVHVPLSLEAQAEARFLMLSTNNILKLSDGKPVVAPTQDMVIGCYYLTIEKPGAKGEGRYFMDTEEAIMAYETKQIDLQAKIHVRITKEIDGKKVSRIIPTTVGRIIFNNAIPQDLGFVKRDSIDNLFKYEIDFLVTKKNLQDIVYRTFKRKGATETAKVLDRIKDLGFKYSTIGAITASVFDMHIPPKKQEYIAQAEAAVIKKEKEYDRGMITSEEKSKQVIDIWNDTTNKVTEELMKGLSEFNPIFMMANSGARGNKNQIRQLCGMRGLMTNPNGKIIETPVRSSFREGLSVLEYFISSHGGRKGLADTALKTADSGYLTRRLVDVSQDVIVREDDCFATLGEKPKGMVLREIPGIETLKDRIMGRFTVEPILDPNTKEVIVGADEIISEDAADKIVAAGIKEVNVRTVLTCRSKHGVCAKCYGKDMAGSEKVKIGEAVGIIAAQSIGEPGTQLTMRTFHTGGVASADDITQGLPRVEELFEARKPKGMAIVSELGGKVKIIKKENKTEVLVKSPEGEEKIYTIPYDAKIKQSLIEHAEKGESILPGDVLTEGSINPHDLLRTKGLKGVQEYLLNEVQSVYRLQGVEINDKHVEIIIRQMLRRVRVETAGSTDLMPGELVDMFTFEEANKKALAEGGEPASAKRVLLGVTKAALATESFLSAASFQETARVLTDAAIKRKIDPLIGLKENVIIGKLIPAGTGMKMYRNIIPEESTPKTDIQG